One Electrophorus electricus isolate fEleEle1 chromosome 10, fEleEle1.pri, whole genome shotgun sequence genomic region harbors:
- the ywhabl gene encoding tyrosine 3-monooxygenase/tryptophan 5-monooxygenase activation protein, beta polypeptide like: protein MDKSELVQKAKLAEQAERYDDMACVMKQVTEAGGDLSNEERNLLSVAYKNVVGARRSSWRVISSIEQKSDGGQKKQEMAKEYLVKIETELKDICDDVLTLLEKYLIPKANPAESKVFYLKMKGDYYRYLAEVASGDEKTTIIENSEKAYKDAFEISKADMQPTHPIRLGLALNFSVFYYEIANLREQACMLAKTAFDEAIAELDSLNEESYKDSTLIMQLLRDNLTLWTSDSNEDTEECREK from the exons ATGGACAAGAGCGAACTGGTGCAGAAAGCCAAGTTGGCGGAGCAGGCTGAGCGCTACGATGACATGGCCTGCGTCATGAAGCAGGTGACGGAGGCTGGTGGGGATCTGTCCAACGAGGAGCGCAACCTCCTCTCCGTGGCCTACAAGAACGTGGTGGGAGCCCGGCGCTCCTCCTGGAGGGTGATCTCCAGCATTGAGCAGAAGAGTGATGGAGGCCAGAAGAAGCAGGAGATGGCCAAGGAGTATTTAGTAAAGATCGAGACTGAGCTGAAGGATATCTGCGACGACGTACTG ACTCTACTTGAAAAGTATCTGATCCCCAAGGCGAATCCAGCTGAAAGCAAAGTATTCTACCTGAAAATGAAGGGAGATTACTACCGCTACTTAGCCGAGGTAGCCTCGGGAGATGAGAAAACGA CCATCATCGAGAACTCGGAAAAGGCCTACAAGGATGCCTTTGAGATCAGCAAGGCCGACATGCaacccacacaccccatccGCCTGGGCCTGGCCCTCAACTTCTCTGTCTTCTACTACGAGATTGCGAACTTGCGTGAACAGGCTTGCATGCTAGCCAAAACG GCTTTTGATGAGGCCATTGCAGAACTCGACTCCCTGAATGAGGAGTCGTACAAAGACAGCACACTGATCATGCAGTTGTTGCGAGACAACTTGACA CTGTGGACTTCGGACAGCAACGAGGACACTGAGGAGTGCAGAGAAAAGTGA